The proteins below come from a single Solea solea chromosome 6, fSolSol10.1, whole genome shotgun sequence genomic window:
- the gli1 gene encoding zinc finger protein GLI1, translated as MPVDMQPHQGLYHYETSTSQPSRGLVPSDQSPYSDVSSLRAPLHNGPPQDCRAMYNPMTSSMTHGSGPGQGIGHSMDQYMRPPQAPPPHSMMGHRGMLPPEGGNSTPYCNQNNMMSSHHNFCQVQPGSDQIGSGDGSRFSTPRSMLKLSKKRALSISPLSDASVDLQTVIRTSPNSLVAFVNSCRNPNGASSYGHLSVSAMSPSLGYSSNINCQSRQHGAMYGGGGVTPLGGHTPGPCQASRLPPHNPRLHAPPKHGHLKTEPGLGSVMDGMTIKSLEERSEGDVASPSSTGTQDPLLGLLDGRDDLDKEDGKPELEAVYETNCHWESCSKEFDTQDQLVHHINNEHIHGEKKEFVCHWQECSREQRPFKAQYMLVVHMRRHTGEKPHKCTFEGCNKAYSRLENLKTHLRSHTGEKPYVCEHEGCNKAFSNASDRAKHQNRTHSNEKPYVCKIPGCTKRYTDPSSLRKHVKTVHGPEAHITKKHRGDTGPRPPGSAMTPGGQNSELLLEKEETHREDCKLLAPDTSLKSLPSPGGQSSCSSERSPLGSANNNDSGVEMNLNAAGSLEDLTALEDGVGAGGGGGGGEPGGLGGTMGMSAQSLKRLENLKIDKLKQIRRPTPPGRCANNKLPTLPGTGDNLGMCAPSPLLSNRRVMELSNHELGGGASIGCSTNDRRGSGTSSLSSAYTVSRRSSMVSPYLSSRRSSEVSQIGGTGGGQCHLIGSDQSGGDTLSPETNRRGVPCPGGGGLPGLPNLTPAQQYSLKAKYAAATGGPPPTPLPNMEQPGTPGRRGGVLSEYQGQPLPPFIQQSGPRRHSANTEYGTGVIFPHQAPGNNSRRASDPVRSSADPQALPKRFNSLNNISMMSRRNALQHRGSDTSLSRHMYSPRPPSITENVMMESMGMEPHLAPVDTRDRSMMMPPGERNFRGYQQQHQTLGGVVGGGPLPNQLSPSHDSLGCPDQGYMQGHYQNQAREVTSRTGGNPMAQERPIHPDGMASTLLQQAEYSMSTCQLSPSRPQYPNIGQSSNAGGPWSDTHGHVQTSNHALQNQRAVQYSEHALQQQQTQAHFTNPTGLYNSPDGTHKLTIKPEQQFHPGMGGRDACQNAKLQQQQMLLQQTQGFQQPTGQVMMRNSNNPSCDFQGQNQNSYPNRGGLSLGCAGPALSEGQRSETPMMQVKEMMVRNYVQSQQALMWEQQQEQQQQSGIKPSSLSDNMDMSGQTMMQHSPQHQNQNLYSNQPYPSYPNQNLVMSPPAHSQGPAPVTCKDQQLTGLPGSCYGQEMVVPRPPQGRKPLSRQNSLSQVGGGYLGSPPHLSPVHSTTSPRRGGRLPPVQHPQHPQNEMFSPSNNNNIYYSGQISMEMEKHMDAQNGPCNNQQHSMPSNLGPTVGTKSSPMAPYPESGPISNDLENLDLDNTRIDFTSIIDDAESSSFSLASNPLQGQPGSASQASSRLTTPQTSVSLAAGSGLTNMAVGDMTSMLTSLAGENKYLNTLS; from the exons ATGCCAGTGGACATGCAGCCACACCAGGGGCTGTATCACTATGAGACCTCCACCAGTCAGCCCTCCAGAGG CCTAGTTCCATCAGACCAGTCTCCCTACAGTGATGTGTCTTCGCTGCGTGCCCCGCTCCACAACGGCCCTCCCCAGGACTGCCGAGCCATGTATAATCCCATGACATCCAGTATGACTCATGGATCAGGACCAGGACAGGGGATTGGCCACAGCATGGATCAATATATGAGGCCCCCTCAGGCCCCACCACCCCACAGCATGATGGGCCACAGGGGCATGCTGCCCCCAGAGG GAGGCAATAGCACCCCCTACTGTAATCAGAACAACATGATGTCCTCTCATCATAACTTCTGCCAGGTTCAGCCTGGCTCGGATCAGATTGGGTCTGGTGATG GTTCAAGGTTCTCCACACCTCGTTCCATGCTGAAGCTGAGCAAAAAGAGAGCTCTGtccatctctcctctgtctgacGCCAGTGTAGATCTACAGACTGTGATCCGGACGTCGCCCAATTCCTTAGTGGCCTTTGTCAACTCGTGCCGCAACCCCAACGGAGCCAGCTCCTATGGTCATCTCTCCGTGAGCGCCATGAG TCCGTCCCTGGGTTATTCCAGCAACATAAACTGTCAGTCCAGGCAACATGGTGCCATGTACGGTGGAGGCGGGGTTACGCCTCTGGGTGGACACACGCCAGGTCCCTGCCAAGCCTCCCGCTTACCTCCACACAATCCTCGGCTCCACGCTCCACCCAAGCATGGACAT CTGAAAACAGAGCCGGGGCTGGGCAGTGTGATGGACGGCATGACTATTAAGAGCCTGGAGGAAAGGTCAGAGGGAGACGTGGCGAGTCCCTCCTCCACTGGGACTCAG GACCCTCTCCTTGGTCTATTGGACGGCAGAGACGACCTGGACAAAGAGGATGGGAAACCAGAGTTGGAAGCAGTTTATGAAACAAACTGTCACTGGGAAAGCTGCAGCAAGGAATTTGACACACAAGACCAGCTAGTTCAT CATATCAACAATGAGCACATTCATGGAGAGAAGAAGGAGTTTGTGTGTCACTGGCAGGAGTGCTCTCGCGAGCAGAGGCCTTTCAAGGCCCAGTACATGCTGGTGGTTCATATGCGCAGACACACTGGAGAGAAGCCACACAAGTGCACT tTTGAAGGCTGCAACAAAGCCTACTCTCGCCTGGAAAATCTGAAGACTCACCTGCGCTCTCACACCGGGGAGAAACCAtatgtgtgtgaacatgaagGTTGCAACAAGGCTTTCTCCAATGCTTCAGATCGTGCCAAGCACCAGAACCGAACTCACTCCAATGAG AAACCTTATGTATGTAAGATCCCCGGTTGCACTAAACGCTACACAGATCCGAGTTCTCTACGCAAACATGTGAAGACAGTGCATGGCCCTGAAGCCCACATTACCAAGAAGCATCGTGGAGACACAGGCCCTCGACCTCCTGGATCAGCTATGACACCTGGTGGCCAAAACTCTGAACTGCTGCTGGAGAAAGAGGAGACACACAGGGAGGACTGCAAACTGTTGGCTCCTGATACTTCCCTG AAATCTCTGCCAAGTCCTGGTGGTCAATCATCCTGCAGTAGTGAACGCTCTCCACTAGGGAGCGCCAACAACAATGACAGTGGGGTAGAGATGAACTTAAATGCAGCGGGCAGTTTGGAGGATCTCACAGCACTAGAAGATGGAGTAggggctggaggaggaggtggaggaggggagCCAGGAGGTCTAGGAGGAACAATGGGTATGTCAGCACAGTCTTTGAAGAGACTGGAGAACCTTAAGATTGACAAGCTGAAGCAAATCCGTAGACCTACCCCCCCTGGCCGCTGTGCCAACAACAAGCTACCAACACTTCCTG GTACAGGAGACAATCTCGGAATGTGTGCACCCTCTCCACTGCTTTCAAATCGACGTGTCATGGAGTTGTCTAACCATGAGTTAGGAGGTGGAGCTTCCATTGGCTGCTCTACTAATGACAGGAGAGGAAGTGGCACCAGCAGCCTAAGCTCTGCCTATACCGTCAGCCGTCGCTCCTCCATGGTGTCTCCTTATCTGTCCAGCAGGCGCTCCAGTGAGGTCTCACAAAtaggaggaacaggaggaggacagtgtCACCTTATTGGCTCAGATCAGAGTGGGGGAGATACCCTCTCTCCGGAGACCAATCGTAGAGGAGTTCCATGTCCTGGAGGTGGAGGTTTGCCAGGTCTTCCCAATCTAACACCTGCCCAGCAGTATAGCCTGAAGGCCAAATATGCTGCAGCAACTGGTGGACCACCACCTACTCCTTTACCCAATATGGAGCAGCCAGGAACTCCAGGCAGAAGAGGAGGTGTTTTGAGTGAATATCAGGGTCAGCCTCTGCCTCCTTTCATTCAGCAAAGTGGCCCACGTAGACACAGTGCCAACACAGAGTATGGCACTGGTGTCATCTTTCCTCACCAGGCTCCAGGCAACAACAGCAGGCGAGCCAGTGACCCGGTTCGGTCATCGGCAGATCCACAAGCTCTTCCAAAGCGTTTCAATAGCCTTAACAATATATCTATGATGAGCCGAAGAAATGCGCTGCAACATCGCGGTTCTGACACTAGCCTTTCCCGCCACATGTACTCCCCGCGGCCACCGAGCATTACTGAGAATGTAATGATGGAGTCCATGGGTATGGAGCCCCACCTTGCCCCTGTTGATACCAGGGATCGTTCTATGATGATGCCCCCTGGAGAAAGAAACTTTAGGGGATATCAGCAACAGCATCAAACTCTTGGAGGAGTTGTAGGTGGAGGTCCTCTTCCAAACCAGCTGTCCCCAAGCCATGACTCACTGGGCTGTCCAGACCAGGGTTACATGCAGGGCCACTACCAGAACCAGGCAAGGGAAGTCACTTCTAGGACTGGTGGAAATCCAATGGCCCAAGAAAGACCCATTCATCCAGATGGCATGGCAAGTACACTTCTCCAGCAGGCTGAGTACAGTATGAGCACTTGCCAGCTCAGTCCCTCACGTCCTCAATATCCCAACATAGGTCAGAGCAGTAATGCTGGAGGCCCATGGAGTGACACCCACGGCCATGTCCAAACTTCCAACCATGCTCTCCAGAATCAGCGAGCAGTACAGTATTCAGAGCATGCcctgcagcaacagcagacaCAGGCCCACTTCACTAATCCAACAGGGCTCTATAACAGTCCTGATGGAACCCACAAACTCACCATCAAGCCTGAGCAACAATTTCATCCCGGGATGGGAGGCAGAGATGCCTGTCAAAATGCTAAACTCCAACAACAGCAGATGCTCCTCCAGCAGACTCAGGGTTTCCAACAACCAACAGGCCAAGTTATGATGAGGAACTCTAACAATCCGAGTTGTGATTTTCAAGGGCAGAACCAAAACTCTTACCCAAATAGAGGGGGTTTGAGTTTGGGTTGTGCAGGGCCTGCTCTCTCAGAGGGGCAGAGATCAGAAACCCCCATGATGCAGGTGAAGGAAATGATGGTCAGGAACTATGTACAGTCCCAACAAGCACTCAtgtgggagcagcagcaggaacagcagcagcaaagtggAATAAAaccttcttctctctctgacaATATGGATATGAGTGGCCAGACAATGATGCAGCACAGTCCACAGCACCAAAACCAGAATCTGTATTCCAACCAGCCCTATCCCTCCTACCCCAACCAGAACTTGGTCATGAGTCCTCCAGCCCACAGCCAAGGGCCTGCGCCTGTCACATGTAAAGACCAGCAGCTCACAGGTCTCCCAGGCTCATGCTATGGTCAGGAGATGGTGGTCCCCAGGCCTCCTCAGGGACGGAAACCTCTCAGTCGCCAGAATAGCCTGTCACAGGTAGGCGGAGGCTACCTGGGCAGCCCACCTCACCTCAGTCCTGTCCATTCTACTACCAGCCCTAGACGAGGGGGCCGACTGCCTCCAGTTCAGCACCCGCAGCATCCACAAAATGAGATGTTTTCTCCTtccaataacaacaacatttactaCTCAGGTCAGATCAGCATGGAAATGGAGAAACACATGGACGCCCAGAACGGGCCTTGTAACAACCAGCAGCATAGCATGCCATCAAACCTTGGTCCAACAGTTGGAACTAAGTCTTCCCCAATGGCTCCTTACCCAGAGTCCGGCCCCATCTCCAATGACTTAGAAAACCTTGACCTGGACAATACGCGGATAGACTTCACATCCATCATCGATGATGCTGAGTCTTCCTCATTCAGCCTGGCAAGCAATCCACTTCAGGGTCAGCCAGGTTCTGCCTCCCAGGCGTCATCCCGCCTCACCACCCCTCAGACTTCTGTCAGCCTAGCTGCAGGTTCTGGCCTGACCAACATGGCTGTTGGTGACATGACATCCATGCTTACCTCGCTGGCTGGGGAGAACAAATACCTGAACACACTGTCTTAG